The bacterium genome includes the window AGCTGCAGAACCGGCTCATAAAAATCCTCGCGGGCGAACCGCCGTTTGATATTTTCGTGCGCTGGAAGCCGCTGTCGCAGCAGCCCATCGGCTGGGAGCCGGACATCAACGACGGCGTGCGTCTCAACATCCGGCCTTTCCTGGCCAGCGATCTGCCCAACGGCCGCAAAGGTGCGGGCATCCTGCGCTGGCAGCCGAATATCAAATGGGAAAAAGACCGCGGCAGGGAGCCGCTGCGGCCGCAGGAGGAATACCCCTGGTTCTGGGAAAACGGCGTTTTCACCGGCAACCGCGTCAATGAGGTGCATCTGACCATTCGGCAAAAGCGGGCAGCGCGGGAAAAAGTGTCACTGTAAATAATTTTAAAGATGGTAATGCCAATGGATGGAAATAATCTCTACATATTTATTGATGAAGGAGGGAACCTCGATTTTTCAAACACAGGAACAGCCTATTTTACACTCACAGCGTTATCACGAATACGGCCATTTTCGACGAATTTGCCGTTGCTGAATCTCAAGTACGATTTGTGGGAGGAAGGGATTGATTTTGAATATTTCCATGCAACCACTGACTCTCAGCGTACTCGTGATAGAGTCTTTGAGATTCTCGCTACTCAGTTACAGGAATTCAATATAGACTCCATCATTGTGGATAAAAGAAAAACAAATCCATCATTGCGAGAACATCACTTGTTTTACCAGAAAGTATTCCAAATACTCCTGAATTATATTTTTCATCGTTATCGGGGAAGATTCAGCAGAATATTTATCTTGACCGATGAGATCCCAGTCAATAAGAAAAAGTCAGAAGTACAAAAAGCGATAAAAACATTTATAGCCAGCTATGCTGGAAAAGTGAAAGGTTTTTATACGATCCAACATTATTCGTCCAAATCTGATTTAAATCTTCAGATTGTTGATTATTTTAATTGGGCTATTTTTCGCAAGTGGGAGCGGAAGGATGAACGAAGCTATAGATTGATTCGAGGCGCTGTAGCAAGCGAATTTGATGTTTTTGCAAGCGGAAAGACATTGTACTATTAAAAAGTGACCGCTCTGACTATCCGAAGAAGAACCCCTTGGGTTCTTATCATCAGAGCGGAACCTTTTACACCGTGTATTGAAATATATCTTAATAAATGCAGAAAAGCAACAAAAAAGAGAAGCACTTATTTTTTCCAAAATTACTTAAAAAGTGATCTGGTTGTAATAAAACAACCTAATTGAATAATAATCATTATGATAATTTTTTATCAACAAAAAACAATTAGTTGCAATTAACGTCAAATATTAATTCATTGCAAAATACTGTTAAATATTGTGATAAACCAGGTCGGTCTTGAGCAAATTAGTTGTAATTAGTTGCAATTAGTTGCAAAAGCCTTTACTTTCAGTGGGTAACATTTCCCCATGCGCAAGAGCTCCGCATCAAAGGCTGTAGGCTGAAATGGTTGCCCTGAATAAAAAAAAGGCCCTTGCGGGCCCCGAAGGTTTGCACCTTCCACCTCCAGAAACTGGATTGATCAAATATGCAAAATTTGGAGTACAATGTCAAGAATTAATCTGCTGTTTTTAATAGATGTTTATAATAATATTAAGTCATTATGCGCGCTAATTTGAAGAGATAAACAAAAGACTGGAAACAAATGTCTGTCCTGACATCCCACACCACCCTGCTCGAGGCCGTGCGCAAGTCGCTGGAACAGGCCGGTCGCTCTGCGCCCGGCGACGCTGTCGCCCCGGCCGCTCTGCTCTGGTGCGATCCGGAGGGCGAATGGACGGCTTGTGCCTCCCTGCTTTTTCCCTATCTGCCCCAGCTCTATATCCTGGGCAAGTATGACCCGGAAAAGCGCACCGGTCCCGCTATCTGGCTGCGCTGCGTTGTGGATCGCACGCTGGAGGACTCGAGTCTGCCGGCTGACCAGACGCCGATCCTCTACCTGCCTGGGGTCAGCCGCCAGACCCTGCGCGCCGGCGAAGCGTGTCCCGATGCACTCAAACCCCTGGTGGAGCTGCAGTATCGCGGCGCGGTCTGGATGCAGCGCAACGGCCGCGACTGGTCCGTGGAGGCCTTTATGGTCTCCGAAGAGGGCCTGGGCCTCGAACTCAGCCGCGATCGCCAAACCCGTCAGGCGATGCTGGGCGCCCTGGAACATCTGGCCATCACTCCGCTCTCCCGCCTTGCCGGCAAGAAACTGGAAGCCGAGGATTTCGACAAACTCATGGTTCTGGATACACCGCGCGATCTCCTGACCTGGCTCGAACAGCCGCAGAAAATCCGTGAATCCTGGGATGCCTCCCGGTGGACCGCTTTTTGTTCGCGCTGCAGAGTCGATTATGGTTTTGATCCGGAAAAAGAGGGTGCACTGGCCGCGGCGGAAAAACTGGGACTACAGGCCGAGGAGAGCTGGCGCGGTGTCTGGCAGCGCGTCAAGGAAGCCCCCGGCTTGTACAGCAACCTGTACACGCAGCTGCGCCGCGCCAAACCGGCCGGACAGCTCCTCTTCGACAAGGAACCGTGGCCGGATGAAAATGAAAAGGAAGAGAACAGCCTTCGTCAGGCCTTGCTGGCCATGAGCAGCTTGAATGAAGAACAGACACGTCAGCAGATCACCTCACTGGAGGAGCAACACAGCATCCGGCGTTCGTGGATCTGGGCACAGTTGGGTGAAGCGAATCTGGCGCTGACCCTGCACCATCTGGTGCTTCTGTCCCGGGAGACGGCCACAGTGATCGGCGGCGCCACACCGGACGAAATGGCCCGGGGCTATATGGAAAGCGGTCAATCCGCCGATCGCGCGGTCTGGCAGGCGATGACCGCGGTTACCAGCGGTGAAGACCGGAAAGCGGTGGCCGCCGCCATTCGCGCGCTCTATCTGCCCTGGCTGGAAAAATGCGCCGCCCATTTCCAGAAAGTGGTTCAATCTCATCCACTCCCCTTCGCAGCACCGGCGGTTACCAGCGAGAAGAGCTGCTGGCTCTTTTGCGATGGACTGCGTTTCGATCTCGCCCTGCGTTTGCAGGAGCTGCTGCAGGGGCGGGACTGTACCGTCGCATTGACCAGTCGTTGGTCCGCCTTGCCCACGGTGACCGCCACAGCCAAGCCGGCGGTCTCGCCCGTCGCTGCGGCTTTAATTGGCAAGGGCATGGACGAAGAGTTCAATCCCGTTTTCACCGCCTCCGGGCAAGCCTTGAATCATGAACGTTTTAAAAAGGCGCTGACGGAACAAGGGATTCAGTTCCTCGAGAATGGCGAGACCGGCGAACCCGGGTCCGCCTCCTCCGCATGGACCGAATGGGGACAATTCGACCGGCTCGGCCATGATCTTGGCGCCGTCATGGCCCATCACATCGAGGAACAGCTTGCATTGTTGGCCGGACGCATCCAGGAGTTGCTTCGGGCCGGCTGGGAGCGCATCCACCTGGTTACCGATCACGGCTGGCTGCTGGTTCCTGGCGGTTTTCCCAAAGTGGATCTGCCCAAATATCTGGTCGCCAGCCGCTGGGCGCGTTGTGCGGCCGTCAGGGAGAGCGCGCATGTGGAGATGCCCACCGCGCCCTGGCACTGGAACAACAATGAGCACTTTGCCTATGCGCCGGATATCCACTGCTTTGGAAAAGGACACGAGTACGCCCATGGCGGAATAAGCCTGCAGGAGTGCCTGATTCCGGAGATGACCATTCAGGGCGTCTGCAGCAGCGCGCCTAAAACCGTCGCCATCAGAAGCGTGCAATGGACGGGCATGAGGTGTCGGGTGCAGATCGATCCGGTGCAGGATGTTCAGGCCGATTTGCGCACCAAGCCCAATGATCCCGCTTCATCCATCACCACCGCGAAAGAGTTCGATCCACAGGGCAGCGTCGCGCTGCTGGTGCCGGACGATAATCTGGATGGCACTGTAGTGAGTCTGGTGATCAGCGACCAGGCCGGGGTCCTCCTGGCCAAACAAATTACTACGGTTGGAGGAAAAGAGTAGCATGGAACTCGATGTATTGGATCAAAAAGCCGCAGCCGCCTTTGATGGCTATCTGGTGCGCAAGGACCTGGTGCGCAAGTACAGCCGCCAGTACCCGGTGCCGACCTATGTGGTCGAGTTCCTCCTGGGACGCTATTGCGCCACGGTGAATGAACATGAAATCGAAGAGGGATTGCAGATCGTCGAGCGGCAGCTCAAGGATCGCACCGTGCGCACCGGCCAGGAGGGATTGTTTCAGTCGTGGGCGCGGGAGAAAGGGTCGGTGAAGCTGATCGACATTGTGCGCGCCCGTCTCGATGCGAAAACCGACAGCTATGTGGCCGAGCTGCCCAGTCTGACTCTGCGCGACGTGCGCATCAGCGACCGGCTGGTGCACGAACACGAGCGCATGCTCACCGACGGTTTTTATGCGGAGGTCACGCTCTCCTACGACGCCACCATCGCCCAGGAGCAGTACGGCCGGCCCTTTGCCATCGATTCGCTGCGCGCCATCCAGTTGAGCAAATCGGATGTGCTGGATCTGCTTTTCCGCGCGCGGCGCTCCTTTTCAACCGAAGAATGGAAAAACCTGCTCATCCGTTCAATTGGCCTGGAGCCGGAGGCGTTGAGCGAGAGGGCGAAATGGGTGGTCTTTTTGCGCATGATCCCGTTCGTCGAGCGCAATTATAATCTGGTCGAACTGGGACCGCGCGGCACGGGCAAAAGCCATATCTATCAGCAGATTTCGCCCTATTCCCATCTCATCTCCGGCGGCAAAGCCACGGTGGCCAAGATGTTTGTCAACAATGCCAGTGGCCAGCGTGGACTGGTCTGCCTCTACGATGTGGTCTGTTTCGACGAAATCTCCGGCATCTCCTTCGATACCAAGGAGGGCGTCAACATCATGAAGGGCTACATGGCCTCGGGCGAATTTTCCCGCGGCAAGGAGAGCATCCGCGCCTCCGGCAGCATGGTCATGGTCGGCAATTTTGACGTCGATGTCGAGCAGCAGCAGCGTATCGGCCACCTGTTGTCGCCCCTGCCCGAAGAGATGCGCGACGACACCGCTTTCATGGACCGGCTTCATGCCTATGCGCCGGGCTGGGATTTCCCCAAGCTGAATCCGCACGAACACTTGACCGATCATTTCGGCCTGGTCAGCGATTATCTCTCGGAGTGCTGGACCAGGCTGAGGGATATCAGCCGGTTGCCGGCGCTGCAGGGACGGGCCAACTGGGGCGGCGCCTTGAGCGGCCGCGATATCGAGGCGGTCAACAAATCCATCAGTGGACTGATCAAGCTGCTGCATCCCGACCCGGAGATGCCGATTTCTGATCAGGATTTAGAGTCCGTCATCCGGGTCGCCCTGGAGGCCCGGCGCCGGGTCAAGGAGCAGCAGAAGCGCTGCCTCAAGACCGAGTTCCGCAACACCCATTTCAGTTATTTCATGGGCGTGGAGGGCATCGAGCAGTTTGTCTCGACGCCCGAGCTGCACAGCGATGAAGCCATAGACGCTGATCCCCTGCCGCCCGGGCAGGTGTGGGCGATCTCGCCGGGTGGACCCGACAGCGCGCCGGCGCTCTATCGCATTGAAGTCACCTCGGGTCCCGGCAGCGGCGTCAAGATACTGAATGCGCCGATCCCGCCGGCCTTTCGCGAGAGCGTCCGCTTTGGCGAGCAGAATCTCTATACGCGGTCGCGGCAGCTGGTGGGGGATCGCGATCCCCGCGGCCATGAATTCTCCGTGCAGATGCGCGCCATGGACATGGACCGGTCCGGGAATGGCCTGGGGCTGCCGGTGTTGATCGCGCTCTGCGGCAGTCTCATCGAACGTAGCGTCAAGGGCGGATTGATCATTGTCGGCGCCTTGAATCTGGGCGGCTCGGTGGAGATGATCGCCAATCCGGTGGCGTTGGCCGAGCTGGCGGTGGACAAGAAAGCGACCGGTCTGCTGATGCCGATCTCCTCCCGCAAGCAGCTGTTCGAATTGCCGGATGAGCTGGCCACACGCATCAATATCGAGTTCTATGCCGACGCGGCCGATGCGCTGCTGAAGGCGGTAATGGATTAATTTTTTACTCCGTATTATCTTGGCCTGCGATTCAACATTTAAAAGATAGAACGAAATTATCTTTTATAAAATAGCGAGGTGTATCATGTTAATGACTAAGATTATTTTGAAAAACTGGAAAAATTTCCAGGATCTTGAACTCCCATTTCGGGAGAGAGCATTCATTGTGGGTCCAAATGCATCAGGAAAATCCAATTTGTTAGATGCTATCAGATTTATGCGTGATATTGTCAAACAAGCAGGAGGTTTTCAATATGCCGTTGCAAGAAGAGGTGGTGTGGCAAAGATCCGCTGTTTGTCTGCTCGTCAGGATTCTAATGCCACCCTGGAGATACATCTTTCCCATTCTTTTTCAGATGTACATCCTGAATGGCAATATCGTTTAAGCTTTCGTCATGCTGGTGGCGGTATAAGAAGAAGTGAAGGCCTAATCCTTGAGGAGGTCATCTGCAAACAAGGGGAAATTATCGGCGAACGTCATAATACTGATTCAATAGAAGAAGATGATTGGAAGTTTACACTACTGGAGCAACCTGTATCAAACAAAAAATTCAGAGAGATATATGATTTTTTTAAAGATATTCAATATTTGCATGTCGTTCCGCAACTTATAAGAGAAGCAGATTCTTATGTTCTTACATCAGGCAGGGAAGATTTTTATGGACGTAATTTGCTTGAGGCAATGGCAAAAAAGAATGCAAATACCAGAGAGTCATATTTTAATCGCATTAATCAATTCCTTAAAATTGCAGTTCCACAACTAGAAGAAATGAAATTTGTATCTGATCAAAAAACTGGCATTCCTCATCTGCAGGCAACTTATAAGCATTGGCGTGCAAAAGGTGCCAAGCAACAGGAAAAACAATTCTCGGATGGTACATTGCGCCTTGTTGGATTTCTATGGGCAATACTGGATGGTTCAGGACTGCTCTTATTGGAAGAACCTGAACTATACTTACACTCGGCGATCATCAAGCAGATGGCGGAGTATATTGCCCGATTTCAACGAAAACGAGATAAAAGTTTGCGTCAAGTATTTATTACCACACATAGCTACGAATTATTAGATAATCAGGGAATCGGCAGCGATGAGCTAATAGTTTTGCGTACTGACAGTGAGAGTACTCAGGCACAAATTGGTTCTGAAGTTAAAGAAATCCGCGACTATTTAGATAAAGGATTTTCACCTGCTGAAGCAGTCATCCCCTATGTAGCACCAAAACAAGTAGAGCAATTGAGCCTTCTGAAAGAGGATTAATCTTTATGGACTTTATAATCGTTGGTGAGGATATAGCAACAAGGGAAATTATAAAGCGACTGATATCACAATATTGTTCACATGCAGCGATTTTACGCGAAGAACCCGCACGAGGAAGTGAAATTCAGGCCCAAATCCGTCGGTACAACATGTTGGCTGAATCGTATCCAATTTTTGTTTTGACAGATGAAGATGGAGAGTGTCCGCCAAACAAAATTCAGAGCTGGTTTGGGGGAGATATTATAGCTCCTCAAATGCTATTTCGGGTAGCTGTAGACGAAGCTGAGAGCTGGCTGTTGGCTGACCATTCTGGTTTTTCAAATTATTTTAGAATTGCCAATGAGGAAATTCCACTTTCAGCGGTACGAGGAAATGAGAAAGAAGTATCGTTCTCTATCAGATATAAAACCAGCTTATTCATTATGCTGGAACTAGTTCCAAAATCTAGATCTGCATCGGTCAGAGAACAGTTGACGCCAAGAAATCGGGCACATAAAGGACCGGCATATAACTCTGCGATGGTACCCTTCATCATTAATAAATGGAATCCGGAAATGGCTAGACAAAATTCAAGCAGCTTGGATAGAGCTATCATTCGTTTACTTGAGTTTTGTTCATAAATCAAGAATCCAAGTGGAGTTATATTCAAATGTTGTGGATTTATAAAAGAAAAAAGCGTATCCTTTGGTTTGACAGCAACTCGGCAAAGTCTCGTCAAACCATTAGGAGGATACGCTTATGCCAAAATGTACAAACCACAGCATTCCTTTCCAAGCTGAAAATGCACTATTCCCAAGCGAACTTGAATCAGTTTTAAAAGAGGGTGCGAGAACTCTACTGCAATTGGCCATTGAAGCAGAAGTAGCCGAGTTCATTGAAAACTACAAAGACCGTCGGGATGGCTCTGGACATCGGCTGGTTGTGCGCAATGGCCATCACCGGGAGAGAGAGATTCTCAGCTCACTTGGACGGATTCGTATCCGCCAACCCCGCCTGGACGATAGGCAGTTAGTAAAGACTGGAGAACAACGATTCACCAGCCGGCTTCTGCCGCCCTATCTGCGCAAGGTGCCCTCGATCGAGAATTTGCTGCCGATCTTATACCTCAAAGGCATTTCCAGTCAGGATTTTCCGACCGCATTGGCCTCCATCCTGGGTGATCATGCTAAAGGTTTATCGGCCAACACACTGGTTCGTTTAAAAGAGAAATGGGAAGATCAATTTCTGCAATGGTGCCGACGCGATCTGAGTCAAAAAAGATACATTTACATCTGGGCCGATGGGGTGTATTTCAATGTGCGCTTGAATGATGCAACACCTTGTATTTTAATCATTATTGGCGCCGACGAGCAAGGCCGGAAAGAACTTCTGGCCGTTGCCGACGGTGAGCGCGAAAGCGAATTGAGCTGGACTGGCCTGCTAGTCGATCTGAAAAGTCGTGGTCTGAAGATACCACCCAGTCTGGCTGTTGCTGATGGAGCACTCGGTTTCTGGGCAGCCTTGGATAAAGTGTGGCCGGGCACCTTACAGCAGCGGTGCTGGATCCACAAAACCAAAAATGTTTTGGACAAGTTACCGAAAAAACATCATAGCCATGCCAAGGCAATGATCATCGATATGTATATGGCGGCCTGTTATAAAGATGCTCTTTCTGCCTATAAACAATTCGGTGCCGTCTTTAGCGATAAATATCCCAAAGCCGTCGAGTGTCTGGAGAAGGACTTTGATCAACTATTCACATTCTACAGCTTTCCGGCCATTCACTGGATTCATATCCGTACTACTAATCCTATAGAATCGACCTTTGCCACAGTCCGCTTGCGCACTCGTCGTACCAAAGGATGTGGATCCAGAAACGCTACCTTGACTATGGTTTTCCAGCTTTGCTGTGAAGCAGAAAAACGCTGGAAAAAATTAAAAGGGTCTGAATGGCTACACCATGTGGCCGCTGGCGAGGAATTTATTGATGGCCAGCTGGCTTCCGAAGTTGATTCTAAAAAAAATGTTGCCTAAAACTGAAGGATTATGCTTTTTTCTGATCCACAACTATTGACAATATCTCATCCAAGTGGGTGAAATGTCAATTAAGTTGTTATTTCTGAGGAGAGTCCCAAGATGAAAATCTCGGCAATTTTGGACAAGATTGACGAAAAACAACTTTTTGTTCCGGCATTCCAGCGCGAGTATGTATGGAAACGGGATGATGCCAAACAGCTTATTGATTCGCTCATCAAGGAATATCCGACCGGTACCATGCTTTTATGGGAAACCGCCAATCCGCCAGCATTAAAGGGGCCGCATAAATATCATAAAGACCAGGGTGCGGTTCGACTATTGCTCGATGGACAGCAGCGCGTCACTACGCTTTACATGTTGATTCGCGGTGTTATACCACCTTATTATACTATCCAAGAAATTGTCAATGATACGAGGGGATTATATGTGAATTTGCAGACGCTGGAACTTTCATATTATATGAAAACCAAGATGGAGAATAATCCTTATTGGCAAAACATTACAGATGTATTTCAAAAAAAAGTCGACGCATTCATTTTACAGGAGCAATTTAAATCCTTAAGTGCAGAAATTAGCTATCCTGAGTTGCAGCAGCTGAATGCTAACATTAATGCAATTACTCGTGTACTGGATCGTGAATTTCCCGAACAAACCATTCCAGTGAAAGCTACCATTCGGGAAGCGATAGATATTTTTTACAAGGTTAATGCCAGCGGTGTCGCGCTAACAGACGCAGAACTGGCTCTGGCCCAAATTTCCGGTTATTGGCCAGAGGCAAGAGATCGGTTCAAAGCCAAACTATATGAATTAGAGAAACATGGATTTGTTTTTCATCTGGATTTTGTGGTCTATGTTCTATTAGGTTGTCTCTATCATTTAGGTTCTGATATGAAGAAGCTGCATGGCAGTGAAAATAAGGAAGTGCTTCAGTCAGCATGGGATATCCTGGAAAACCAGATTATTGACTATGTGGTCAATATAATGCGGACGCATGCATACGTCGATCATAGCGATGAAATCAATTCGGTTTATGCGCTGGTTCCCATAATCGTCTATTGTTTTGACAAGAAGGGAAAGCCACTTTCTGATCAGGAAATCAAAAAAATGGTGAAATGGTTTTACTATTCTCAAATACGCTCCCGCTATGTCAGCCAGCTCCCGCAAAAGCTTGATCGTGACTTGCGTTGCCTGGCAGAATCGAAACAACCATTCGATGATTTGCTGCAGGTGATTGCCGATGAAAACAGGTTGGAAATCATGCCGTTCGAATTTGTCGGTCGGGCGATCCAACATCCATTGTTTAGCATGACACGTTGGTATCTAAAAAGCAAGAATGCTGTGTGTTTGACAACAGGAATCAGCTTGCATCATCCCATGGGCAAGAAATATCAATTGGAACTCGATCATATTTTTCCATATTCCTTGCTAAAAAAAGCGGGCTATGGATGGGAAAACCGGGTTAAATATGCTCTGGCTCAGGAATTTACCAACCGCGCCATTCTCACCAAGCTTGCCAATCGGACGAAATCGGATTCATCAGCAGCAGATTATTTGAGAGCTGTAAAACAAAATTTCCCAAATTCATTAGCCCTGCAGAGCATCCCGGAAGATGAAGCATTATGGCAGATCGAAAATTACGAGTTTTTCCTGGAAAAACGGCGAGAAATGCTTGCGGCTGAGCTGAATGCATTCCTCGAAAATATCACTAGTACGGAGTTAACTCAGGTTCCTGCTTCTACAGAAGATCTGATCGCCGAAGGGGAAAGTGAAGGACTGGAATTCAAGTCAACGTTGAGATGGGATTTAAAGCAGGGAGAAATTAATAAAGCACTTGAAGATGTTATCATGAAAACCGTTGCCGCATTTGCGAACTCGCAAGGAGGCATCTTATTCATTGGAGTTGATGATGATGGCAAGGTACTAGGGTTGAAGCATGATTATCATTCGCTTGGAAATGTCGACAAAGATAAATTTGAACTCCATCTCAGAAACCTTCTTAATCAACATTTTGAAAAAGGCTTTGTGGCCACAAAGATAAAAATATCTTTTCCGTTGGTCGAGGATGAAGAAATATGTCAGATTGAGGTGGCCACATCGCCTGAACCCATCGTGCTCAAATTCAAGGATCGTAATGGCGCTCTTGTAGAAAAATTCTATGTTCGGAGTGGTAATTCGTCCCAAGAGATTCCTATGAGTGAATTTAACAAGTATATCAAGACTCATTTTCAAGGTTAGCTATTATTGCATTCATTGACCATATTAATAAATAACTTCGCAGGGATTTATTCCCCCTCGCACCCAAGCTCCGCTTGGGAGCGCTCTTGTACACAAGGCTCCGGTTTTATCTTCCGCAGCGTCATCTGATTTTGTTCTGGAAGCTGGAGCTTCCAACTGCCGGCATTCACAAGCCGGAGAGACTTTATGAAAACGGCTTGCAATTCGAGCACAAAATCATCCAATTCTTCCAAGCAAGAAGGAGATATTATGTGATACATTCAAGGAGAAAATCGCAACCATCACTATGTGCTACAAATATTCGCATAATTATTCCAATTGCTAACAACAGATTTTTGATGATGGGATGACCAATTACTATCCACAACGAGCTCTCACGTTACTTCGCCTTGGTACTGGCGACCCTGAGGCTGTTTTCAGGGAAGGCCAGGAGGAAGCGATCCGGCATGTTTATGAGGGGCGCGGTCGGCTGCTCATCGTGCAAAAGACCGGCTGGGGAAAAAGTTTTGTCTATTTTATCGCAACGAAAATGCTCCGTGAGACCGGAATGGGTCCAGCCTTGCTCATTTCGCCTTTATTATCCTTGATGCGCAATCAGATCGCCGCGGCGGCCCGGATGGGTGTTCAGGCGCAAACGATAAATTCAGATAACGAAACCGAATGGGAGACCGTCGAAGCGGCTATCCATCGCAATGAAGTGGATATCCTGCTGATTTCACCAGAACGGTTGGCCAATATCCGCTTCCAAAACAAGGTCCTCGCTGGCATATCAGGTCGGATCAGCCTTCTGGTAATCGATGAGGCTCACTGCATCTCGGATTGGGGACACGATTTTCGACCCCATTATCGAATGATAGAACGAATACTTCGTACGCTGCCCCGGAATTTACGCCTGCTAGCCACTACAGCAACTGCCAATAATCGTGTGACAGAAGATTTGAAAGATGTGCTGGGTCCCAACCTGCTCGCTTCACGCGGTGATTTAAACAGACCTTCTTTGGCACTGCAGACCATCCGTCTACCAGGACAGGCAGAACGCCTCGCCTGGCTGGCAGAACAAGTGCCATCGCTGCCAGGACATGGGATAATCTACACATTGACTGTCCGCGATGCCATCCAGGTCGCCGAATGGCTGAAAAGCTGCAGAATCGCTGTCCAACATTATACCAGTGAGTCTGAAGACCGGGAAGAGCTGGAGCAAGCGCTGCTGAGAAACCAGGTCAAGGCGCTTGTCGCTACTACCGCCCTGGGCATGGGCTTTGATAAGCCAGATTTGGCCTTTGTCATCCATTATCAGTCCCCAGGCTCAGTCGTGGCCTATTATCAGCAGGTAGGACGTGCAGGACGAGCGCTGCCAGCCGCTTACGGGATCCTGTTGAGCGGCAGTGAAGAGAGTGAAATCATCGACTATTTTATTGAAAGTGCCTTTCCGACACGGGAAGAGGTGCTGTCAGTTTTGGAGGCACTGGAGCGATCATCGGATGGCCTCTCCATACCTGACCTGATGGGACAAGTCAATTTGAGTATGGGTA containing:
- a CDS encoding IS256 family transposase, with translation MPKCTNHSIPFQAENALFPSELESVLKEGARTLLQLAIEAEVAEFIENYKDRRDGSGHRLVVRNGHHREREILSSLGRIRIRQPRLDDRQLVKTGEQRFTSRLLPPYLRKVPSIENLLPILYLKGISSQDFPTALASILGDHAKGLSANTLVRLKEKWEDQFLQWCRRDLSQKRYIYIWADGVYFNVRLNDATPCILIIIGADEQGRKELLAVADGERESELSWTGLLVDLKSRGLKIPPSLAVADGALGFWAALDKVWPGTLQQRCWIHKTKNVLDKLPKKHHSHAKAMIIDMYMAACYKDALSAYKQFGAVFSDKYPKAVECLEKDFDQLFTFYSFPAIHWIHIRTTNPIESTFATVRLRTRRTKGCGSRNATLTMVFQLCCEAEKRWKKLKGSEWLHHVAAGEEFIDGQLASEVDSKKNVA
- the brxL gene encoding BREX system Lon protease-like protein BrxL: MELDVLDQKAAAAFDGYLVRKDLVRKYSRQYPVPTYVVEFLLGRYCATVNEHEIEEGLQIVERQLKDRTVRTGQEGLFQSWAREKGSVKLIDIVRARLDAKTDSYVAELPSLTLRDVRISDRLVHEHERMLTDGFYAEVTLSYDATIAQEQYGRPFAIDSLRAIQLSKSDVLDLLFRARRSFSTEEWKNLLIRSIGLEPEALSERAKWVVFLRMIPFVERNYNLVELGPRGTGKSHIYQQISPYSHLISGGKATVAKMFVNNASGQRGLVCLYDVVCFDEISGISFDTKEGVNIMKGYMASGEFSRGKESIRASGSMVMVGNFDVDVEQQQRIGHLLSPLPEEMRDDTAFMDRLHAYAPGWDFPKLNPHEHLTDHFGLVSDYLSECWTRLRDISRLPALQGRANWGGALSGRDIEAVNKSISGLIKLLHPDPEMPISDQDLESVIRVALEARRRVKEQQKRCLKTEFRNTHFSYFMGVEGIEQFVSTPELHSDEAIDADPLPPGQVWAISPGGPDSAPALYRIEVTSGPGSGVKILNAPIPPAFRESVRFGEQNLYTRSRQLVGDRDPRGHEFSVQMRAMDMDRSGNGLGLPVLIALCGSLIERSVKGGLIIVGALNLGGSVEMIANPVALAELAVDKKATGLLMPISSRKQLFELPDELATRINIEFYADAADALLKAVMD
- a CDS encoding ATP-binding protein, which translates into the protein MLMTKIILKNWKNFQDLELPFRERAFIVGPNASGKSNLLDAIRFMRDIVKQAGGFQYAVARRGGVAKIRCLSARQDSNATLEIHLSHSFSDVHPEWQYRLSFRHAGGGIRRSEGLILEEVICKQGEIIGERHNTDSIEEDDWKFTLLEQPVSNKKFREIYDFFKDIQYLHVVPQLIREADSYVLTSGREDFYGRNLLEAMAKKNANTRESYFNRINQFLKIAVPQLEEMKFVSDQKTGIPHLQATYKHWRAKGAKQQEKQFSDGTLRLVGFLWAILDGSGLLLLEEPELYLHSAIIKQMAEYIARFQRKRDKSLRQVFITTHSYELLDNQGIGSDELIVLRTDSESTQAQIGSEVKEIRDYLDKGFSPAEAVIPYVAPKQVEQLSLLKED
- the pglZ gene encoding BREX-1 system phosphatase PglZ type B produces the protein MSVLTSHTTLLEAVRKSLEQAGRSAPGDAVAPAALLWCDPEGEWTACASLLFPYLPQLYILGKYDPEKRTGPAIWLRCVVDRTLEDSSLPADQTPILYLPGVSRQTLRAGEACPDALKPLVELQYRGAVWMQRNGRDWSVEAFMVSEEGLGLELSRDRQTRQAMLGALEHLAITPLSRLAGKKLEAEDFDKLMVLDTPRDLLTWLEQPQKIRESWDASRWTAFCSRCRVDYGFDPEKEGALAAAEKLGLQAEESWRGVWQRVKEAPGLYSNLYTQLRRAKPAGQLLFDKEPWPDENEKEENSLRQALLAMSSLNEEQTRQQITSLEEQHSIRRSWIWAQLGEANLALTLHHLVLLSRETATVIGGATPDEMARGYMESGQSADRAVWQAMTAVTSGEDRKAVAAAIRALYLPWLEKCAAHFQKVVQSHPLPFAAPAVTSEKSCWLFCDGLRFDLALRLQELLQGRDCTVALTSRWSALPTVTATAKPAVSPVAAALIGKGMDEEFNPVFTASGQALNHERFKKALTEQGIQFLENGETGEPGSASSAWTEWGQFDRLGHDLGAVMAHHIEEQLALLAGRIQELLRAGWERIHLVTDHGWLLVPGGFPKVDLPKYLVASRWARCAAVRESAHVEMPTAPWHWNNNEHFAYAPDIHCFGKGHEYAHGGISLQECLIPEMTIQGVCSSAPKTVAIRSVQWTGMRCRVQIDPVQDVQADLRTKPNDPASSITTAKEFDPQGSVALLVPDDNLDGTVVSLVISDQAGVLLAKQITTVGGKE
- a CDS encoding DUF3800 domain-containing protein, which produces MPMDGNNLYIFIDEGGNLDFSNTGTAYFTLTALSRIRPFSTNLPLLNLKYDLWEEGIDFEYFHATTDSQRTRDRVFEILATQLQEFNIDSIIVDKRKTNPSLREHHLFYQKVFQILLNYIFHRYRGRFSRIFILTDEIPVNKKKSEVQKAIKTFIASYAGKVKGFYTIQHYSSKSDLNLQIVDYFNWAIFRKWERKDERSYRLIRGAVASEFDVFASGKTLYY